The following proteins are co-located in the Paenibacillus sp. JNUCC32 genome:
- a CDS encoding ABC transporter permease, with product MRMIMATMLRSMFRDTHTLVWNIVFPIAMLVGLGLYFHDAAYSHRLLAGVLTTNILFGATMVTAFNVMAQRNRGIYKLLRATPFRTVSFIAAMTGARTVLALLVSACVILMSLLLLGVQLSLTGLALMLLVLLIGTVCFTALGFLAANLSRDEGNVNMISNLMSFPMLLTSEAFYSLEHAPSWVVTLGQLQPFHHLVDAMAIAVHPQGDFVGIWMPLLILTGFTILILGAAAWTFRWDAEQPVSWRQGSAKKAAST from the coding sequence ATGCGCATGATTATGGCAACGATGCTGCGGAGCATGTTCCGCGATACCCACACCCTGGTTTGGAACATCGTTTTTCCAATCGCCATGCTGGTCGGATTGGGTCTTTACTTCCATGATGCGGCCTACTCCCACCGACTTCTCGCAGGCGTGCTGACAACCAACATCCTGTTCGGGGCTACTATGGTCACCGCTTTTAACGTCATGGCCCAGCGCAACCGGGGCATCTACAAGCTGCTGCGGGCGACGCCCTTTCGAACCGTCTCCTTCATTGCCGCAATGACAGGGGCACGAACCGTGCTGGCACTGCTCGTCAGCGCCTGCGTGATTCTCATGAGCCTGCTTCTTCTTGGGGTGCAGTTGAGCCTCACGGGACTGGCGCTGATGCTGCTCGTACTGCTGATCGGCACCGTCTGTTTTACCGCGCTCGGTTTTCTGGCTGCCAATCTGTCCAGGGACGAAGGCAATGTCAACATGATCTCGAACTTGATGAGCTTTCCGATGCTGCTGACCAGCGAAGCCTTCTACTCTTTGGAACATGCCCCATCATGGGTCGTCACCCTGGGGCAGCTGCAGCCGTTTCACCATCTGGTCGATGCCATGGCGATCGCAGTCCATCCGCAGGGAGATTTCGTCGGCATATGGATGCCGCTCCTCATCCTGACCGGCTTTACGATCCTCATTCTCGGAGCGGCGGCGTGGACCTTCCGCTGGGACGCAGAGCAGCCTGTCAGCTGGAGGCAGGGATCCGCGAAGAAAGCGGCGTCGACGTAA
- a CDS encoding ABC transporter ATP-binding protein, with translation MTLTTLIQAKGLRKTYGQRTVVRDVTLNIREGEVLAIIGPNGAGKSTTLDLVLGLRRPDAGTVTYWTSDPSPHIGLQLQSTPFFPGFTAMENLRMFAAFYGKRLSGAELIRHLDRCGLAEAARTDALRLSGGQQKRLAIAMTLVHDPKLLFLDEPTAALDPRARRDIRELIRSLADTGTSIVFTSHDMEEVHKLATRLVLICGGKVQASGTPDELLSRYGTDSLEQLYIQLTEELENGECK, from the coding sequence ATGACGTTAACTACACTCATTCAAGCGAAGGGATTAAGAAAAACCTATGGGCAGCGGACGGTCGTACGGGATGTGACTCTGAACATACGGGAAGGCGAAGTGCTGGCGATCATCGGGCCGAACGGCGCGGGGAAATCAACGACGCTGGATCTGGTGCTGGGTCTGCGCCGCCCCGATGCCGGTACGGTCACCTACTGGACATCCGATCCTTCGCCGCACATCGGGCTTCAGCTGCAGTCCACACCCTTCTTTCCCGGATTTACCGCCATGGAGAATCTGCGCATGTTCGCGGCTTTCTACGGCAAACGTCTCAGCGGCGCGGAGCTGATCCGGCACCTGGACCGATGCGGACTTGCGGAGGCTGCCAGGACCGATGCGCTCAGACTCTCCGGGGGGCAGCAGAAACGGCTCGCCATTGCCATGACGCTGGTCCACGACCCCAAGCTGCTGTTCCTCGACGAGCCCACCGCAGCGCTGGACCCGCGGGCCCGCCGGGATATCCGGGAGCTGATCCGTTCATTGGCGGATACCGGCACCTCCATCGTATTCACCTCGCATGACATGGAGGAGGTCCATAAACTCGCCACCCGGCTGGTGCTTATCTGCGGTGGAAAGGTGCAGGCCTCCGGCACGCCGGATGAGCTGCTCAGCCGTTACGGCACGGACAGCCTGGAACAGCTGTATATCCAATTGACCGAGGAACTCGAAAATGGAGAATGCAAGTAA
- a CDS encoding PadR family transcriptional regulator, with translation MTNLILLSFLRQRPMHGYEIQQLIQASRMDLWTNILSGSIYYALNKMESDGLIAATAEERTGARLRKIYSITDEGEKLFQQMIRETLTLPPHTVKSDFSLGLVWIEDIPKEEAVELLEQNLKQVEESLAQWRSGKEIKGQYGLSKIALATFDNAISILEQDIAFLHKIIAIVQE, from the coding sequence ATGACCAACCTCATCCTGCTTTCATTTCTTCGCCAGCGTCCTATGCACGGATATGAAATCCAGCAGCTCATTCAGGCCAGCCGTATGGACCTGTGGACGAATATCCTGTCCGGTTCGATCTATTACGCGCTGAACAAGATGGAAAGCGACGGGTTGATTGCAGCCACTGCCGAAGAGCGAACCGGCGCGAGACTCCGGAAAATTTACAGCATCACGGATGAAGGCGAGAAGCTATTCCAGCAGATGATCCGCGAGACGTTGACGCTTCCTCCCCACACCGTCAAATCCGACTTTTCGCTCGGTTTGGTCTGGATCGAGGACATTCCTAAGGAGGAAGCGGTGGAATTGCTGGAGCAGAATCTCAAGCAAGTGGAGGAATCGTTGGCCCAGTGGCGTTCGGGTAAGGAAATCAAGGGCCAGTACGGCTTATCCAAGATCGCCCTTGCCACCTTCGATAATGCGATTTCGATCCTGGAACAGGATATCGCCTTTCTCCACAAGATCATCGCAATCGTTCAAGAATAA
- a CDS encoding aldo/keto reductase, whose product MNYRQLGNTELHISEVSFGTWAIGGSWGQTDDQEALKGLDRAIGEGVNFFDTADVYGDGHAEDLLARATKGKEDTVHVATKFCRAGDIHDLQTYSEASIRRYCEGSLKRLQRERIDLYQVHCPPFEVLKDGRVFEVLDKLQAEGKIRHYGVSVETVEEGLFCLGVPGVRSLQVIFNLFRQKPLAQLLPKAKASGVGILVRLPLASGLLTGKFTESTTFSEGDHRNFNANGEQFNVGETFAGLRFEKGVELARELAWIAEGRGDMARASMRWILDCPEVTAVIPGFRNVRQIEDNLGTLDVPSFSMEEKERLALFYQEQVATHIRGAY is encoded by the coding sequence ATGAATTACAGACAATTGGGAAATACGGAGCTTCACATTAGCGAGGTCAGCTTCGGCACATGGGCGATCGGAGGCTCATGGGGGCAGACCGATGATCAGGAAGCCTTGAAGGGATTGGACCGCGCCATCGGCGAGGGCGTAAACTTCTTCGATACGGCCGACGTCTATGGAGACGGGCATGCCGAGGATTTGCTCGCGCGCGCAACCAAAGGGAAAGAAGATACCGTGCATGTGGCCACCAAGTTTTGCCGCGCCGGTGATATTCATGATCTTCAGACCTATTCCGAGGCGTCGATCCGCCGTTATTGCGAGGGCAGTCTGAAGCGGCTGCAGCGGGAGCGGATTGATCTTTATCAGGTTCACTGCCCTCCCTTCGAGGTGTTGAAGGACGGACGGGTGTTTGAAGTGCTGGACAAGCTGCAGGCCGAGGGGAAAATCCGGCATTACGGCGTCAGCGTGGAAACGGTGGAGGAAGGATTGTTCTGTCTTGGGGTACCGGGGGTGAGGTCCCTGCAGGTGATTTTCAATCTGTTCCGCCAAAAACCGCTGGCCCAGCTGCTCCCGAAGGCCAAAGCGTCGGGCGTCGGCATATTGGTGCGCTTGCCGCTCGCCAGCGGTTTGCTAACCGGAAAATTTACGGAGAGCACTACCTTCAGCGAGGGGGATCACCGAAATTTCAACGCGAACGGCGAGCAGTTTAACGTAGGCGAGACTTTTGCCGGCCTCCGATTCGAAAAAGGTGTCGAGCTCGCCAGAGAGCTCGCCTGGATTGCCGAGGGCCGAGGCGACATGGCTCGTGCATCCATGCGCTGGATTCTGGATTGCCCGGAGGTCACTGCCGTGATTCCCGGCTTCCGCAACGTCCGCCAGATCGAAGACAACCTGGGCACGCTGGACGTGCCTTCGTTCAGCATGGAGGAGAAAGAACGCCTTGCGCTTTTCTATCAGGAGCAGGTAGCCACGCACATCCGCGGCGCCTATTAA
- a CDS encoding threonine/serine exporter family protein, translating to MNDLLKREHDIIKVCLLAGKIMLQSGAETYRVEDTMMRIAAAFGVENSHSYMTPTGIIFSVEEPQHITRLIRISDRTTNLHKIDQVNSVSRSVSLGELTMEEAYRALERIEHEQAIYPTWVLILLSAIASGCFLIMFRGIWPDFVPAAVAGGLGFSCFVFMHRVIPVRFFAEFSGALVIGITSVWMVRFGFGHQLDTIIISSVMPLVPGLLITNAIRDLMAGHLISGLSKGAEAFVTSFAIGAGIAFTLSF from the coding sequence TTGAATGATTTGTTGAAGCGGGAGCATGACATTATCAAGGTCTGCTTGTTAGCAGGCAAAATCATGCTGCAGAGCGGCGCGGAGACCTATCGGGTCGAGGATACGATGATGCGGATCGCCGCGGCTTTCGGCGTTGAGAACAGCCACAGCTATATGACCCCGACGGGCATTATCTTCTCGGTGGAGGAGCCGCAGCATATTACGCGGCTTATTCGTATTTCGGATCGGACAACCAATCTCCATAAGATCGATCAGGTCAACAGCGTGTCCCGGAGCGTCAGCCTCGGCGAGCTGACGATGGAAGAGGCTTACCGGGCCCTGGAGCGAATCGAGCATGAGCAGGCCATTTATCCCACATGGGTGCTGATTCTACTGTCAGCGATCGCAAGCGGGTGCTTTCTCATCATGTTTCGCGGCATCTGGCCGGATTTCGTACCGGCGGCCGTTGCGGGCGGTCTGGGCTTCTCCTGCTTCGTATTCATGCATCGGGTCATTCCCGTCCGGTTCTTCGCCGAATTCTCGGGTGCGCTCGTCATCGGCATAACCTCCGTTTGGATGGTCAGATTCGGATTCGGCCATCAGCTGGATACGATCATCATCAGTTCCGTGATGCCGCTGGTACCGGGCTTGCTGATCACGAATGCCATCCGCGATCTGATGGCGGGGCATCTGATATCCGGCTTGTCCAAAGGGGCGGAGGCTTTTGTTACGTCCTTTGCCATCGGCGCGGGCATTGCGTTTACTTTGTCATTCTAA
- a CDS encoding threonine/serine exporter family protein encodes MVATFYIQQLITSFVASAAFGIIFNVPKKALLQCGFAGMVGWLLYIMLQDMRVEPVTATVVAAFCVTMISHFFAKKYKTPIIVFSVSGIIPLVPGGVAYNALRHVAQNQFDQAVQLGAQAFMISGAIALGLLLSEVTNQVIRKWSITR; translated from the coding sequence ATGGTGGCAACCTTTTATATACAGCAGCTTATTACGAGTTTCGTTGCTTCGGCGGCCTTCGGGATCATCTTTAACGTACCCAAGAAAGCATTGCTGCAGTGCGGGTTTGCCGGCATGGTGGGCTGGCTGCTCTACATCATGCTTCAGGATATGAGGGTTGAGCCGGTGACGGCCACCGTAGTCGCGGCTTTTTGCGTGACGATGATCAGTCATTTTTTCGCCAAAAAATACAAGACTCCCATCATCGTGTTCAGCGTATCGGGGATTATTCCGCTCGTACCGGGCGGTGTCGCCTATAATGCCCTTCGCCATGTGGCCCAGAATCAATTCGATCAGGCCGTCCAGCTGGGGGCCCAAGCGTTCATGATTTCAGGCGCCATCGCGCTGGGGTTGCTGCTGTCGGAGGTGACCAATCAGGTCATAAGGAAATGGTCGATAACCCGATAA
- a CDS encoding LytS/YhcK type 5TM receptor domain-containing protein: MQELTLHLFERMGMLLILTFILTRIPLFRQLLDRKEMSGMRMFIYSGLFGLFAILGTYAGVVVENGESSSSFWLMRLTGEQALAHSALVGVVIGGLIGGPRVGIGGGLLAGAHLLYIGGATGLAGAIAVPLTGALAGGVARFFSQERVISPAKALFVGMFAPILLMGMILICADEPDRAVELVNLIGLPMVLTNSISIAIFTTMLRVALTEEERAAAYETEKAFHIAESALPHLKQGLTYRTAQAVAALLLRELKTAAVAITDTERFLAHAGTASRILDPGEEIQSDLTKSVIATGELRIIENAEEIQPRHPALGAAILVPIIEAGQVVGVIQFYFKRPEDIRRVELVMAQGLGQLISYQLGATAHEKMSHLMKEAELKLLQAQINPHFLFNTLNAIHSLIRTDPLLARHATMQLGAFMRLNVKVMASRRTTIREEMELLNAYLDIIRIRFEDQFSFECQLDPALGELMIPPATLQMLVENSIKHGLRDKASGGVIRLSLSRAGDMAVVQLRDNGIGISPEVLDSLGDQPIIGSEGTGNGIYNINQRLISMFGKEARLIVENLAEGGCSISFSIPCSLSEGSRYREAN; encoded by the coding sequence ATGCAGGAGCTGACGCTGCATTTGTTCGAACGGATGGGCATGCTGCTCATCCTGACTTTTATACTGACGAGAATTCCGCTGTTCCGCCAATTGCTGGACCGCAAAGAGATGTCCGGCATGCGGATGTTCATCTATTCCGGCCTGTTCGGGCTCTTCGCCATCCTCGGGACCTATGCGGGCGTTGTCGTGGAGAACGGCGAGTCCAGTTCCTCCTTCTGGCTGATGCGGCTGACCGGAGAGCAGGCCCTGGCCCACTCCGCCCTGGTCGGGGTGGTGATCGGCGGACTGATTGGCGGTCCCCGCGTTGGCATCGGGGGCGGGCTTCTGGCAGGAGCCCACCTCCTGTATATCGGAGGTGCCACGGGGCTGGCAGGCGCAATCGCCGTGCCGTTAACGGGAGCGCTGGCGGGAGGCGTGGCCCGATTCTTCTCGCAGGAGCGGGTCATCTCGCCGGCGAAAGCGTTATTCGTCGGCATGTTCGCTCCGATCCTGCTCATGGGGATGATTTTGATCTGTGCGGATGAGCCGGATCGTGCAGTGGAACTGGTCAACCTGATCGGCCTGCCGATGGTGCTGACGAACAGCATCTCCATTGCAATCTTTACGACGATGCTGCGGGTCGCGCTCACCGAGGAGGAACGTGCAGCCGCGTATGAGACGGAGAAGGCATTCCATATCGCCGAATCGGCGCTCCCGCATCTGAAGCAGGGACTGACGTACCGTACGGCTCAGGCCGTGGCGGCCTTGCTGCTGCGAGAGCTGAAAACAGCGGCCGTCGCCATTACCGATACGGAGCGGTTCCTGGCCCATGCCGGCACAGCAAGCCGTATCCTTGATCCCGGAGAAGAGATCCAATCGGACTTGACCAAGAGCGTCATCGCGACCGGCGAGCTTCGGATCATCGAGAATGCGGAAGAGATCCAGCCCCGGCATCCGGCGCTCGGCGCCGCCATCCTTGTCCCGATCATAGAGGCGGGCCAGGTCGTGGGCGTCATTCAATTCTACTTCAAGCGGCCGGAGGATATCCGGCGCGTCGAGCTGGTGATGGCCCAGGGGCTGGGACAGCTGATTTCCTATCAGCTCGGGGCCACCGCACACGAGAAGATGAGCCATTTAATGAAAGAGGCGGAACTCAAGCTGCTGCAGGCGCAGATCAATCCGCACTTTCTATTCAATACCCTCAACGCGATTCATTCGTTGATTCGCACCGATCCGCTGCTGGCACGACATGCCACGATGCAGCTGGGGGCGTTCATGCGCCTGAACGTCAAGGTCATGGCGTCCCGCAGAACGACCATTCGCGAGGAGATGGAGCTGTTGAATGCCTATCTGGACATTATACGGATCCGGTTCGAGGATCAGTTCTCGTTTGAGTGCCAGCTCGATCCCGCGCTTGGCGAGCTTATGATTCCGCCGGCAACGCTGCAAATGCTGGTGGAGAACAGCATTAAGCACGGCCTGCGCGACAAAGCGAGCGGAGGCGTCATTCGGCTGAGCCTAAGCCGGGCCGGTGATATGGCGGTTGTTCAACTGCGGGACAACGGGATCGGCATTTCGCCGGAAGTGCTGGACAGCTTAGGCGATCAACCGATCATCGGCAGCGAGGGTACGGGAAACGGCATTTACAATATCAATCAGCGTTTAATCAGCATGTTTGGCAAAGAGGCCAGACTTATCGTGGAGAATCTGGCAGAGGGCGGCTGCAGCATATCCTTCAGCATCCCCTGCAGCTTGTCGGAAGGGAGCCGGTACCGTGAAGCGAATTAA
- a CDS encoding LytR/AlgR family response regulator transcription factor codes for MKRIKTMIAEDERLAREELAYLLEQEPDIELLPHAANGRELLELVPLRQPDVVFLDVHMPELEGLQAARMLKASPISPLIVFTTAYDEYAVEAFGLNAIDYLLKPYSHMRLKETLQRIRSRIQEGNAFPKQEAHDAIQAAPYPSTEAAARSMRGKLLFDDGDKHVLVDPEAILYAVREERVIRVWTAEGQRITSKSTLQELEEKLAGYSFFRPHRSYLVNVNWIAELSPWQNGAYNIVLKDEQRSMIPLSREAARDLFRLLREA; via the coding sequence GTGAAGCGAATTAAAACGATGATAGCGGAAGACGAACGATTGGCAAGGGAGGAGCTGGCTTATTTGCTGGAACAGGAGCCCGATATCGAGCTGCTTCCGCATGCCGCGAACGGACGTGAGCTGCTGGAGCTTGTCCCCTTGCGGCAGCCGGATGTCGTCTTTCTCGACGTTCATATGCCGGAGCTGGAAGGGTTGCAGGCGGCGCGCATGCTGAAGGCCTCCCCGATCTCGCCCTTGATTGTGTTTACGACGGCCTACGACGAGTATGCCGTTGAAGCGTTTGGCCTGAACGCGATCGATTACCTGCTGAAGCCTTACAGCCATATGCGGTTGAAAGAAACCCTGCAGCGAATTCGAAGCAGGATTCAGGAAGGGAATGCCTTCCCGAAACAGGAGGCTCACGATGCTATTCAGGCTGCTCCTTATCCATCCACGGAGGCTGCCGCCCGCAGCATGCGCGGCAAACTTCTGTTCGACGACGGGGATAAACATGTGCTGGTTGATCCCGAGGCGATCCTGTACGCGGTGCGCGAGGAACGTGTCATTCGCGTATGGACGGCGGAAGGCCAGCGGATTACGAGCAAAAGCACCCTGCAGGAGCTGGAGGAGAAGCTTGCGGGTTACTCCTTCTTTCGCCCTCATCGCAGTTATCTGGTTAACGTGAACTGGATCGCGGAGCTCTCCCCTTGGCAGAACGGGGCTTACAACATCGTGCTGAAGGATGAGCAGCGGTCGATGATTCCATTGTCCCGGGAGGCTGCACGGGATTTGTTCCGGTTGCTCAGGGAGGCTTGA
- a CDS encoding DUF485 domain-containing protein — translation MEEKSYTEVWHSEKFKTLLSRKKRFIIPMTVFFLLFYFALPILTSYTDVLNHPAIGPITWAWVFAFAQFVMTWVLCILYSRKAAQFDRMVDDIKKDMGA, via the coding sequence ATGGAAGAAAAAAGCTATACCGAAGTATGGCATTCCGAAAAATTCAAAACGCTGCTCTCCCGCAAGAAACGGTTCATTATTCCGATGACCGTCTTTTTTCTTCTGTTTTATTTTGCGCTGCCGATCCTTACTTCGTACACCGACGTGTTGAATCACCCGGCGATCGGCCCGATCACGTGGGCATGGGTATTTGCCTTCGCCCAATTCGTCATGACATGGGTTCTGTGCATTCTCTACTCCCGCAAGGCGGCCCAGTTTGACCGAATGGTAGACGATATCAAAAAGGATATGGGGGCGTAA
- a CDS encoding solute symporter family protein — protein sequence MAIALFCGIVLLTLIITYYAAKKTTNTSDFYTAGGGLKGWQNGTAIAGDYMSAASFLGIAGSIALVGFDGFFYSIGFLVAYLVVLYLVAEPLRNLGKYTVADMIAARFSDKKVRGVAALNTISISIFYMIAQLVGAGALIKLLLGLDYVTSVLIVGVLMTIYVVFGGMHATSWVQISKAVLLMAGTFIISLIVFAKFDFSLTQMFHHMKTATPLQEAFLNPGNKYKIPLETLSLNLALVLGTAGLPHILTRFFTVKDAKTARSSVVYATWIIGIFYVMTIFLGFGAAAFVGAADITEVDKAGNMAAPLLAKAIGGDFLFALISAVAFATILAVVTGLVLSAASAFAHDFYGQIVRRGESSEKEQLKMARYASIGVSVVSILLALFAQKMNVAFLVSLAFAVAASANLPVILFTVFWKRFNTTGAVTGMLTGLISTVILVALSPNIWDPAGKAILVGDPIFPMSNPGIVSIPLGFLAAYVGTLLSSSKDEAKYAEVLVKANTGA from the coding sequence ATGGCTATTGCGTTGTTTTGCGGAATTGTACTGCTTACGCTGATCATTACGTATTACGCTGCCAAGAAAACGACCAACACGAGCGATTTCTATACGGCAGGCGGAGGACTCAAGGGCTGGCAGAACGGGACAGCCATTGCCGGCGACTATATGTCTGCGGCCTCCTTCCTCGGGATCGCAGGCTCGATCGCGTTAGTCGGCTTTGACGGCTTCTTCTACAGCATCGGCTTCCTCGTGGCTTACCTGGTGGTGCTGTACCTTGTCGCCGAGCCGCTGCGGAACCTCGGCAAGTATACGGTGGCGGACATGATTGCCGCCCGTTTCTCCGACAAGAAGGTGCGGGGCGTGGCAGCATTGAACACGATTTCCATCTCCATCTTCTACATGATTGCGCAGCTGGTTGGAGCGGGCGCGCTGATTAAGCTGTTGTTAGGCTTGGACTATGTCACGTCCGTATTGATTGTGGGCGTGCTCATGACCATCTACGTTGTTTTCGGGGGCATGCATGCGACAAGCTGGGTTCAAATCTCGAAAGCCGTGCTGCTCATGGCCGGCACGTTCATCATCTCGCTGATCGTATTCGCCAAATTCGATTTCAGCCTGACCCAGATGTTCCACCATATGAAGACGGCCACCCCGCTGCAGGAGGCCTTCCTGAACCCGGGGAATAAATACAAAATCCCGCTCGAGACGCTGTCCCTCAACCTTGCCCTGGTACTCGGCACGGCAGGTCTGCCGCATATTTTGACCCGCTTCTTTACCGTTAAGGACGCGAAGACGGCGCGCAGCTCCGTGGTGTACGCCACCTGGATTATCGGCATCTTCTATGTGATGACGATCTTTCTCGGATTCGGGGCAGCCGCCTTCGTAGGCGCGGCCGATATTACCGAGGTCGATAAAGCGGGCAACATGGCAGCGCCGCTCTTGGCCAAAGCGATCGGCGGCGACTTCCTGTTCGCGCTCATCTCGGCGGTTGCTTTCGCGACGATCCTCGCGGTGGTGACGGGGCTTGTGCTGTCCGCCGCATCGGCCTTCGCCCATGATTTCTACGGCCAAATCGTGCGCCGCGGCGAATCGTCCGAGAAGGAGCAGCTGAAGATGGCACGGTACGCTTCGATCGGCGTATCCGTCGTCTCGATCCTGCTAGCGTTGTTCGCGCAGAAGATGAACGTGGCGTTTCTGGTCTCGTTGGCCTTCGCCGTTGCAGCCAGCGCGAATTTGCCGGTCATTCTGTTCACCGTGTTCTGGAAGAGATTTAATACGACGGGCGCGGTCACAGGGATGCTGACGGGTTTGATCAGCACGGTGATTCTCGTGGCCCTTAGCCCGAATATATGGGATCCGGCCGGCAAAGCGATTTTGGTAGGCGATCCGATCTTCCCGATGAGCAACCCGGGCATCGTCTCCATTCCGCTTGGTTTCCTGGCAGCCTATGTCGGCACGCTGCTCTCCTCTTCCAAGGATGAGGCGAAGTATGCCGAAGTGCTGGTCAAAGCGAATACGGGCGCATAA
- a CDS encoding solute symporter family protein, translating into MNISGIVFFLAIVVGTLMITYYAARRTTSTNDFYAAGNRLSGLQNGLAISGDYMSAASFLGIAGSIAVYGFDGFFYSIGFLASYVIVQYIIAEPLHNLGRYTMADAVAVRFGEKRLRGCIAVNNMMITVFYMIAQLVGAGWLVHLLFGLETSLAIVLVGGLMTVYVTFGGMLATSWVQIVKSILLVSSTFIVSLIVLARFDWDLLGLFESMKRATPLQERFLMAGNMFDHPLDMLSFNMALVLGTAGLPHIIARFYTVRDPRTVRASVRTATFTIGVFYAMTIFLGFGAAAFVDWSILSERVELAAPLLASELGGEFLMAFVSAVAFATILAVISGLVLTASSAFAHDVYSSIFRSGRATEAQQMRVAKLSAIVVGAASIVLALGAQTLNVAFLVSFAFAVAASANLPVLLFTLFWRKFNTQGAISSITAGLSSSLLLMAVGPNVMDPVAGWIRAEAIFPLKHPGIVSIPIGFAGGIVGTLLSRKRGSSGHFEHMQAVAHVAPGENRSRELG; encoded by the coding sequence GTGAACATATCCGGCATCGTTTTTTTTCTGGCGATTGTGGTCGGCACGTTAATGATTACGTATTATGCCGCCAGGCGGACAACGAGCACGAACGATTTCTATGCCGCAGGCAACCGTCTCAGCGGGCTGCAGAACGGCCTAGCCATTTCCGGCGACTATATGAGCGCGGCGTCCTTCCTTGGCATTGCGGGCTCCATTGCGGTGTACGGCTTCGACGGCTTTTTCTATTCGATCGGCTTCCTTGCCTCCTATGTGATCGTGCAGTACATCATAGCCGAGCCCCTTCATAACCTGGGCAGGTATACGATGGCGGATGCGGTGGCGGTCCGGTTCGGCGAGAAACGGCTGCGCGGATGCATCGCCGTCAATAACATGATGATCACCGTCTTCTATATGATCGCCCAGCTCGTCGGCGCCGGGTGGCTCGTCCATTTGCTGTTCGGGCTGGAGACGTCGCTCGCCATCGTGCTGGTCGGCGGCTTAATGACCGTCTACGTCACGTTTGGCGGCATGCTCGCGACTTCCTGGGTGCAGATCGTCAAATCCATTTTGCTGGTGAGCAGCACCTTTATCGTGAGCCTCATCGTGCTGGCAAGGTTCGATTGGGATCTGCTCGGTTTATTCGAATCCATGAAGAGGGCGACCCCATTGCAGGAGCGTTTTCTGATGGCGGGCAACATGTTTGACCACCCGCTGGACATGCTGTCGTTTAATATGGCGCTGGTGTTAGGGACAGCGGGACTGCCGCATATTATTGCGCGCTTTTACACGGTTAGGGACCCGCGTACGGTCCGTGCTTCGGTCAGAACGGCGACGTTTACGATCGGCGTTTTTTACGCCATGACGATTTTTCTTGGCTTTGGAGCGGCTGCTTTCGTTGATTGGTCCATATTGTCCGAGCGGGTGGAGCTGGCGGCCCCGCTGCTCGCAAGCGAGCTGGGCGGCGAATTCTTAATGGCCTTTGTATCCGCCGTTGCCTTCGCAACGATACTGGCCGTGATCTCCGGGCTTGTGCTCACGGCCTCCTCGGCGTTTGCCCATGACGTCTACAGCAGCATCTTCCGCAGCGGACGGGCGACCGAGGCGCAGCAGATGAGGGTGGCCAAGCTTTCGGCCATCGTCGTTGGCGCGGCTTCGATCGTGCTTGCGCTCGGGGCACAGACGCTGAACGTGGCGTTCCTCGTGTCGTTTGCTTTCGCGGTTGCCGCCTCGGCTAACCTGCCGGTGCTGCTGTTCACGCTATTTTGGCGGAAATTTAATACGCAAGGCGCCATATCGAGCATTACGGCCGGCCTCTCGTCTTCTTTGCTGCTCATGGCTGTCGGGCCCAATGTAATGGACCCAGTGGCAGGCTGGATTCGGGCGGAAGCAATCTTCCCGCTTAAGCATCCGGGCATCGTCTCCATTCCGATCGGGTTCGCCGGCGGCATCGTCGGCACCCTGCTATCGCGTAAACGGGGTTCGAGCGGCCATTTCGAGCATATGCAGGCCGTTGCCCATGTCGCGCCGGGTGAAAACCGTTCTCGCGAATTGGGATAA